CCGCGGGCATCCCCAGCTCGCGGAAGAAAATGTCCGACATGCGTTGAGAACCGAGGCAGCCAACTCCCCGGCCGCCTTGACAACACCCTCTCGACCGTCTAATTTACAATGTGATTACAATATAGACGGCAACCGGAGGTGCCCATGTATCGCCGACGGACGTTGGAATCCTTCCTGACGAAAGCCTCCCGGCAGTTTCCGGTCCTGCTCGTCACCGGGGCCCGACAGGTCGGAAAGACGACCTTCCTTCGGCACCTTAGCCGGAAAGGGAGGACCTATGTTTCTCTCGACGATCCGATGGTGCTTTCCCTTGCCAGGAAAGACCCTGCACTCTTTTTCCAGCGATTCCCCACCCCCCTGCTCATCGACGAGATCCAGTACGCGCCCGAGCTTCTGCCCTACATCAAACTGGAGGTCGACCGGAACCACAAGCCGGGATCCTTCTGGCTGACCGGCTCCCAGCCTTTTCACCTGATGAAGGGAGTGTCCGAATCCCTGGCCGGCCGCGTCGGTGTCGTTCAGCTTCTGGGGCTCTCCCGCAAGGAATGGGCGGGTCGGAGCCGGGAGTCCCGTCCGTTTCTCCCGACGCTTCCGGAACTCCGGACCCGAACCCGCACGGGGGAAAAGCTCCCGTTGAAGGAGTTGTATCGGCTCATCTGGCGTGGCGCGTTCCCGGCCATCGCATTGAACGAGAGATTGGACCGGGACCTGTTCTATTCTTCTTACGTTCAGACCTATCTGCAACGTGACGTTCGGGATCTGGCTCGTGTCGGCGATGAAATGTCGTTCCTTCGTTTCCTGCGAGCGGCGGCGGCCAGAACCGGGCAATTACTGAACCTTTCCGAGCTGGCCCGGGATGCCGATATCGCGGTCGGCACCGCGAAAAGCTGGCTGTCCATCCTTCAGGCGTCAGGGGTCGCCTACCTGCTGGAACCGTATCACACGAACGTCACCAAGCGATTGGTGAAAACCCCCAAGCTCTATTTCCTCGACACCGGGCTGTGCGCCTACCTGACGGAATGGTCCAGCCCCGAAACGCTCGCGGCGGGGGCGATGGCCGGCTCCATCCTCGAAACCTGGGTCATGGTCGAACTGCTGAAAGGCTACTGGCACAACGGCCGCCAGGCTCCGTTCTACTACTACCGGGACAAGGACCGGACGGAAATCGACCTTCTC
The Deltaproteobacteria bacterium genome window above contains:
- a CDS encoding ATP-binding protein, yielding MYRRRTLESFLTKASRQFPVLLVTGARQVGKTTFLRHLSRKGRTYVSLDDPMVLSLARKDPALFFQRFPTPLLIDEIQYAPELLPYIKLEVDRNHKPGSFWLTGSQPFHLMKGVSESLAGRVGVVQLLGLSRKEWAGRSRESRPFLPTLPELRTRTRTGEKLPLKELYRLIWRGAFPAIALNERLDRDLFYSSYVQTYLQRDVRDLARVGDEMSFLRFLRAAAARTGQLLNLSELARDADIAVGTAKSWLSILQASGVAYLLEPYHTNVTKRLVKTPKLYFLDTGLCAYLTEWSSPETLAAGAMAGSILETWVMVELLKGYWHNGRQAPFYYYRDKDRTEIDLLIFQNGTAYPLEIKKTASPGRDDARHFRILEKRNIPVGPGGVICLAEQSLPLTPTVQSIPVAAL